The following coding sequences lie in one Fusarium poae strain DAOMC 252244 chromosome 1, whole genome shotgun sequence genomic window:
- a CDS encoding hypothetical protein (BUSCO:24051at5125), which translates to MIMVEQQYIAPGLPQSAGLSGAPILHDTIPTTTASAYHELASYSAISSSFNGIPCDPNLLTPVSVVGSPPLHELSKIGPQYSHPPSTPNQQPSPSGSSEMYHQQWAGHFDVNGQSPAASSPMTSQAPGGGEFLHASYVHDGRRTPGPPEPYMGAFGVSNGPEPQTMEHPYYVNMGPPVDHQVQMGIPHREMPVTPLLSESQPIQYRRRQSPEDSTLHTQSSGVPRSLTASPRRRPAFRASGRVKKRHSKRPGGSRTAAQEDPVSEHKNCFGQEVPPTLKSTCPDEERCIFESRWRHRHQKGQDMWESIQSDYYDRFQKRPGKEMLQMKFKRGRAKYYDWISKDEELLREAWSLHEKNRYQDVLDIFHELGGSRNMRLNASDIEIKVVNDLKLEEGLYMESYGSANIRRRRKPESVRKRGGHSVDNDMSVNDEMMRIGSHTTHEDEVINQVHGVPNMKMEDQGPGDHPNMMETQMWDQHMKMEPGTMPQRNDRMQHLMRLSPISQPMYGGRREA; encoded by the exons ATGATCATGGTTGAGCAGCAGTATATTGCCCCAGGTCTACCCCAGTCGGCTGGTCTTTCGGGAGCTCCCATCTTGCACGACACAATTCCTACAACCACAGCTTCTGCTTACCACGAACTGGCATCTTACTCAGCT ATTTCGTCGTCTTTCAACGGCATCCCTTGTGACCCAAACCTCTTAACTCCCGTCTCAGTCGTGGGCTCTCCTCCTTTGCACGAATTGTCCAAGATTGGGCCTCAATATTCTCATCCCCCAAGCACACCCAACCAGCAACCATCCCCCTCAGGGAGTTCAGAAATGTACCATCAACAGTGGGCAGGACACTTCGACGTAAACGGCCAGTCACCAGCAGCGAGTTCGCCAATGACTTCGCAAGCGCCAGGCGGCGGAGAATTTCTCCATGCCAGCTATGTTCATGATGGACGTCGAACACCAGGACCACCTGAGCCCTACATGGGAGCTTTTGGCGTGTCGAACGGACCAGAGCCACAGACAATGGAACATCCATACTACGTCAATATGGGCCCTCCAGTCGACCACCAAGTTCAAATGGGTATCCCCCATCGTGAGATGCCTGTCACGCCTCTCCTGAGCGAGTCACAGCCGATTCAGTATCGTCGTCGGCAGAGCCCTGAAGATTCTACTCTGCACACTCAGTCTTCAGGCGTCCCACGCTCTCTAACCGCATCCCCGCGTCGAAGACCTGCTTTCCGAGCCAGTGGGCGGGTTAAAAAGCGTCATTCGAAGCGGCCAGGTGGATCTCGAACCGCTGCTCAGGAAGACCCTGTGAGTGAGCACAAAAATTGCTTCGGCCAAGAGGTTCCCCCAACTCTCAAAAGCACATGCCCCGATGAGGAGCGTTGCATATTCGAATCTCGCTGGCGACACCGCCACCAGAAGGGCCAGGACATGTGGGAAAGTATTCAGAGTGACTACTATGACCGCTTTCAGAAACGTCCTGGCAAGGAGATGCTGCAAATGAAGTTCAAACGAGGCCGAGCTAAGTACTATGATTGGATATCGAAAGAT GAGGAGTTACTTCGAGAAGCTTGGTCGCTTCACGAGAAGAATCGTTATCAGGATGTTCTTGACATATTCCACGAACTAGGTGGCTCTCGGAATATGCGTTTAAATGCCAGTGACATCGAGATTAAAGTCGTCAATGATCTGAAGCTTGAAGAAGGACTCTATATGGAGTCTTATGGCAGCGCAAACATTCGTCGGCGACGCAAGCCGGAATCGGTAAGAAAGCGTGGTGGCCATAGTGTTGACAACGACATGTCGGTCAACGacgagatgatgagaattgGCTCGCATACAACACATGAAGACGAAGTCATCAACCAAGTCCATGGCGTACCGAATATGAAAATGGAGGATCAAGGCCCCGGAGATCATCCCAACATGATGGAGACGCAAATGTGGGATCAACATATGAAGATGGAACCTGGAACGATGCCGCAAAGAAACGACCGCATGCAACACTTGATGAGGTTGAGTCCAATATCACAGCCCATGTATGGGGGCCGCAGAGAAGCATAA
- a CDS encoding hypothetical protein (BUSCO:6332at5125): protein MAFRFPDPRLRVDDEYLTGTTIKGPVARTTTTSNSSTTRESPPNGILPIEVSAYNEATDAQPVPSPRRKNIVFADPFAFRYLEEGTNVVVVERRGVLRGYESYLVEQWACSRKPPTLLIVTYTGDEKHSVVVSVLSVPVDENLWPPRLKFYFDQLQDSHARPKETELGELMVTNLSNFPSALTVIMVPEGDIRKYRSSFIVNEDLKRLGCSGRSGMTLSDPTEATQLKFLQLYKTSDRVPVTQAVVELIKLCQVTLYMFDKLGHQYIDGLLCDKTEMAINNWWIEVGAEHYNFEPTDGILGPSTVAALLGMFMGVRNRLHWYGAPVSKDVFDLENTKRGIGHFQKAQKLEKTRRLDRQTLLKLYAVSAKAAAGESWGVQRAVKSTLTEVGGKRGELVMGMVSGKDKGGLADIETLDIGTFANLAYGERAKWLWHGKPRRSPAEIPNHSPELNKTVPWKEDESNSNSKRVYPAPTETEMDPKRLEDTTDVYADHPSGSTVSIPDGSGDKEASKKNVFKSVAGKMSDAKSGFGRIKDVVGGGLRGHTNRPSVSTKEDFAGSDPRTSSSGLTTGLAQPPAPTQGVGRAFTWNNKPQEYLAAIKRADAEGVSTFPQLSHFASTSTVDIKAASAPADPQKREMEGELFDLGVEVRKDILSKAPSAVGSLVDESDLQGPFLDAELKDNLSKKRLSRRHSIQLSHCPTKRVLNENRWPRRMSFSDAEEAVLEWEQLIDVTDAMDDLSTLEAFNYLAYHFNQCMEEMKNGMEPWVSEKIKAIELLDDRFAKDKEELHALYYQLNEACQRMRISSHELLAEQRSHLTEGLKEVEVLVARLDYEINALLQKVVDVEDGIVTFERQVEEMEKRAKDLKVHLETEGWFHWLFRTITGIGTGPDITRSS from the exons ATGGCCTTCAGATTTCCAGATCCGCGACTGCGAGTCGACGATGAATACTTGACCGGCACCACCATCAAAGGGCCTGTCGCCCGTACAACAACCACTTCAAACTCCAGCACAACACGAGAAAGTCCTCCTAATGGGATCCTGCCGATAGAAGTTTCCGCCTACAACGAAGCTACAGACGCCCAACCCGTCCCTTCACCAAGGCGCAAAAACATTGTTTTTGCCGACCCTTTTGCCTTTCG ATATCTTGAAGAAGGTACCAATGTTGTCGTCGTCGAGCGACGAGGCGTCTTACGCGGATACGAGTCCTATTTAGTCGAGCAATGGGCGTGCTCTCGAAAACCACCGACACTTTTGATCGTTACTTATACTGGAGATGAGAAGCATTCAGTTGTTGTCAGCGTACTCTCTGTACCTGTGGACGAGAACCTCTGGCCTCCGAGATTAAAATTCTATTTCGATCAACTACAAGATTCCCATGCGCGACCGAAAGAAACCGAACTGGGGGAGCTCATGGTGACGAACCTGAGTAATTTTCCTTCGGCTCTCACCGTCATCATGGTACCCGAAGGTGATATTAGGAAATACCGCTCGTCCTTCATCGTCAACGAGGATTTGAAACGACTGGGGTGTTCTGGGCGATCAGGAATGACTCTCTCGGATCCCACTGAAGCAACACAACTCAAGTTTCTACAGCTTTACAAGACCAGCGACCGAGTACCTGTTACGCAAGCTGTTGTCGAGCTCATCAAACTATGCCAAGTCACGTTATATATGTTTGACAAACTGGGTCACCAATACATTGATGGGTTGCTTTGCGACAAAACAGAAATGGCCATCAACAACTGGTGGATCGAGGTCGGTGCTGAGCACTACAATTTCGAGCCTACCGATGGCATATTGGGCCCAAGTACAGTGGCTGCCCTGCTAGGAATGTTTATGGGTGTTCGAAATCGGCTCCATTGGTACGGTGCGCCTGTATCAAAAGACGTATTCGACCTTGAAAACACAAAACGCGGTATTGGTCATTTTCAAAAGGCACAAAAACTTGAAAAGACGAGAAGGCTGGACCGCCAAACCCTTCTCAAGCTCTATGCTGTATCGgccaaggctgctgctggagaGAGTTGGGGTGTGCAAAGAGCTGTCAAATCCACCCTTACAGAAGTAGGAGGCAAAAGGGGTGAGCTTGTCATGGGCATGGTATCGGGGAAGGACAAAGGAGGACTTGCCGATATTGAAACCCTTGACATTGGCACTTTTGCAAACCTTGCATATGGCGAACGAGCTAAATGGCTTTGGCATGGTAAACCTCGAAGAAGTCCGGCCGAAATACCCAACCATAGTCCAGAACTGAATAAGACAGTGCCCTGGAAAGAGGACGAGTCAAATTCAAACTCCAAACGAGTCTACCCCGCACCTACAGAGACGGAGATGGACCCCAAGCGGCTCGAAGACACCACCGATGTCTATGCGGATCACCCTTCTGGGTCCACCGTCAGTATCCCTGATGGCTCGGGTGATAAAGAGGCCTCGAAGAAGAACGTGTTCAAGAGTGTTGCTGGAAAGATGAGTGATGCCAAATCTGGCTTCGGGCGTATAAAAGACGTTGTTGGGGGAGGCTTACGCGGTCACACCAATCGGCCTTCAGTCTCAACCAAAGAAGACTTTGCAGGATCTGACCCTAGAACCTCCAGTTCAGGACTCACCACAGGGCTCGCACAGCCGCCAGCACCTACGCAGGGCGTAGGTCGGGCGTTTACATGGAATAATAAACCACAAGAGTATCTAGCTGCCATCAAACGAGCAGATGCAGAAGGGGTTTCGACTTTCCCTCAGCTTTCGCATTTTGCATCTACTTCAACCGTTGACATCAAGGCAGCATCGGCTCCTGCCGACCCCCAGAAGCGTGAAATGGAAGGTGAATTGTTTGATCTGGGCGTGGAAGTCCGGAAGGACATTTTGTCGAAGGCGCCTTCGGCTGTTGGGTCTCTAGTGGATGAGAGTGACCTCCAGGGACCATTCTTGGATGCAGAACTTAAAGACAATCTTTCCAAAAAGAGGCTTTCACGCAGGCACAGTATCCAACTATCACATTGCCCAACAAAGCGTGTGCTGAATGAAAACCGCTGGCCGCGACGAATGTCATTCAGCGATGCTGAAGAGGCTGTGTTGGAATGGGAACAGTTGATCGATGTTACCGATGCTATGGACGATCTTTCTACCCTTGAAGCATTCAATTATCTGGCTTATCATTTCAACCAGTGCATGGAAGAGATGAAGAATGGCATGGAGCCGTGGGTCTCTGAGAAAATCAAGGCGATTGAGCTTCTCGATGACCGTTTCGCCAAGGATAAGGAGGAACTCCATGCCCTTTATTACCAGCTAAATGAAGCATGTCAGCGCATGCGCATTAGCTCTCATGAGCTTCTGGCCGAGCAACGGTCTCACCTTACAGAGGGGCTTAAGGAGGTCGAGGTTCTCGTTGCTCGCCTTGACTACGAGATAAACGCACTGCTGCAGAAAGTTGTCGATGTCGAAGATGGCATCGTTACTTTTGAGAGGCAAGTTGAAGAAATGGAGAAACGGGCTAAAGATCTCAAAGTCCATCTTGAGACCGAAGGCTGGTTTCACTGGCTGTTCAGGACAATCACCGGAATTGGGACTGGGCCAGACATTACCCGGTCATCTTAA
- the TIM10 gene encoding protein transporter tim10 (BUSCO:59245at5125) — MSFLGMGRPQPTSEQKIAAVESEMRMMADTYNRLQQSCQKKCVPSDYREGELNKGESVCLDRCTAKFLDTSMKVSEIMQQQGQALGGGQQGGSMF; from the exons ATGAGCTTCCTCGGAATGGGTCGACCTCAGCCTACCTCGGAGCAAAAGATTGCTGCCGTTGAGAGTGAGATGCGCATGATGGCCGACACCTACAACCG TCTCCAGCAGTCTTGCCAGAAGAAGTGTGTCCCCAGCGACTACCGCGAGGGCGAGCTCAACAAGGGCGAGTCCGTTTGCCTCGACCGTTGCACAGCCAAGTTCCTCGACACATCGATGAAGGTCAGCGAGATCATGCAGCAGCAGGGCCAGGCTCTCGGTGGTGGCCAGCAGGGTGGCAGCATGTTCTAA
- a CDS encoding hypothetical protein (TransMembrane:1 (n8-15c23/24o520-540i)~BUSCO:7811at5125) — MDASSMMAASGAASMSPTSPVSSRHGHAHGNSNGIKRKRSSIAGIDSSPGSGLDDHDVEQEKKRQPGVKRACNECRQQKLRCDVVQDPFQSCSRCNRLKLECKIESNFKRVGKRSKHAEMEKEIDRLRRNLARAKSQGFTPEGVDDDMDSPAAASNPTYTHTHTRNPSLMGSDEAVSSLLHLKRGGNYNMPRYSHELENVQLTEDDVNNLFSQFFQFYHPMLPFLNPRQAPDLFYQQHPLLFWSIVSVAARRYSPSNVPALLSNLSGPLTRFLWSTIGEVPSNYYVVKAMCLLCTWPLPTSTTSSDPTHILCGVMMKTATGIGLHRPNNIQDFSRVSVELNKEQLSDRVTTWAVCNIVAQSVGTGYGQPASTLYDWTLASKLGEESAFQLSRELEARLQIERFCDKVSKEMYSNASDPRGVAGDEHRAMLMRVYRRDYAELHASVLSRELGPFVNLHLRAAALHMRLAGFFDSSKTPGYMDDLMGLWRATTNFLDEVLQADKDTTPGDAGGNLLLHCSNYIGQMMVAAGFALLKLMRSFFAKTIDFQRGRSLFHQTIRAIRTTSVVHNDLQWRLAELMVQMWNGARLDNNQHVFNSNDDLPIQMDDSLQLKVRCRHSMSLVFDSVWRWREDFQAIGRGTIDAAKQPTNPDSANESSASSTHMDSTLVSSHTLPPSSLLNTNSNNNSNPTTNGALTPGATGIPAVSSAHSMMAGVSYGDTTNFDFFDPQHWMLDGLLDFNYSFVPALEGA, encoded by the exons ATGGACGCCTCGTCCATGATGGCGGCCAGTGGGGCTGCTTCCATGAGTCCTACCAGCCCCGTCAGTTCTCGTCACGGCCATGCTCATGGAAACAGCAATGGCATCAAGCGCAAGAGAAGTAGTATCGCTGGTATTGATAGTAGCCCTGGCAGTGGCCTCGATGATCATGATGTTgaacaagaaaaaaagcGTCAGCCCGGCGTGAAAAGAGCTTGCAACGAATGCCGTCAGCAAAAG CTACGGTGCGATGTTGTCCAAGACCCCTTCCAAAGCTGTTCTCGATGCAACCGTCTCAAGCTCGAATGCAAGATTGAATCAAATTTTAAGCGTGTCGGCAAGAGATCGAAGCACGCTGAGATGGAGAAGGAGATTGATCGCCTGCGTCGCAACTTGGCCCGCGCAAAGTCGCAAGGCTTTACTCCAGAAGGCGTCGACGACGACATGGACTCTCCCGCTGCAGCGAGCAACCCGACGTACACCCACACTCACACTCGAAATCCTTCCTTAATGGGCTCTGACGAAGCCGTGTCATCTCTGCTACATTTAAAGCGTGGCGGCAACTACAACATGCCTCGATATTCGCATGAGCTGGAAAACGTTCAATTGACCGAGGATGATGTGAACAATCTATTTAGCCAGTTCTTCCAATTCTACCACCCAATGCTGCCATTTCTCAATCCTCGCCAGGCACCTGACCTTTTCTATCAACAACATCCGCTCCTTTTCTGGTCCATTGTCTCAGTCGCCGCTCGCCGCTATAGTCCATCCAATGTCCCTGCACTGCTGAGCAACCTTTCGGGGCCATTGACGCGATTTCTGTGGTCGACGATTGGGGAGGTTCCAAGCAATTACTACGTTGTTAAAGCTATGTGCCTGTTGTGCACCTGGCCACTACCCACGAGTACTACTTCGTCCGACCCTACACACATTTTGTGTGGAGTCATGATGAAGACAGCCACTGGCATCGGCCTACATCGGCCCAATAATATACAAGACTTCTCTAGAGTGTCTGTTGAGTTGAACAAGGAACAGCTCAGTGATCGTGTGACCACATGGGCTGTTTGCAACATTGTCGCGCAGTCCGTTGGAACCGGATACGGACAACCAGCATCGACTCTCTACGACTGGACTCTAGCATCAAAGCTTGGAGAAGAGAGCGCCTTCCAGCTATCTCGAGAACTGGAAGCTCGATTGCAGATTGAGAGATTCTGCGACAAGGTATCGAAGGAAATGTATAGCAATGCAAGTGACCCTCGTGGCGTCGCAGGTGACGAACACCGGGCAATGCTGATGCGTGTTTACCGTCGTGACTATGCGGAGCTGCATGCTTCCGTCTTGTCGCGGGAGCTAGGGCCTTTTGTCAACCTGCATCTAAGGGCGGCGGCTCTCCACATGCGCTTGGCAGGTTTCTTTGATTCCAGCAAGACGCCAGGCTACATGGATGATCTTATGGGTCTTTGGCGTGCCACAACAAACTTCCTTGATGAGGTGCTTCAAGCCGACAAAGATACGACACCTGGTGATGCAGGCGGGAACCTGCTTTTGCACTGCAGTAATTACATTGGACAGATGATGGTTGCCGCAGGGTTTGCCCTCTTGAAGCTCATGAGATCTTTCTTTGCAAAGACAATCGACTTCCAGCGTGGCCGGTCGCTTTTCCATCAGACCATTCGAGCCATTCGCACCACCAGTGTTGTACACAACGATCTTCAGTGGCGATTGGCTGAACTTATGGTGCAGATGTGGAACGGCGCTCGACTCGACAACAACCAGCACGTCTTCAACAGCAACGATGACTTACCGATACAGATGGATGACAGCTTGCAGCTCAAGGTTCGATGTCGCCACAGCATGAGTTTGGTGTTCGACTCAGTCTGGAGGTGGAGGGAGGACTTCCAGGCAATAGGGCGAGGTACCATAGATG CCGCCAAACAACCGACAAATCCAGATTCGGCTAATGAGTCTTCAGCATCATCAACACACATGGACAGCACCCTCGTATCTTCGCACACGCTCCCGCCATCAagcctcctcaacacaaacaGCAATAATAACAGCAACCCCACCACGAACGGCGCTCTGACCCCAGGGGCTACAGGAATTCCGGCCGTTTCCTCAGCTCATAGCATGATGGCAGGCGTTAGCTACGGGGATACAACGAATTTTGACTTCTTCGATCCCCAGCACTGGATGCTGGACGGTCTTCTTGACTTTAACTACTCATTTGTGCCGGCACTGGAGGGCGCCTAG